One Devosia lacusdianchii genomic window carries:
- a CDS encoding Maf family nucleotide pyrophosphatase: MASRPDLILASASPRRLALLNQIGIEPEHLVPAHVDETPEKGELPRKLAVRLADLKALTAQHKARSAGFGNGALVLGADTVVAVGRRILPKAETMEEATDCLRLLSGRAHRVFTALTLLTPSGAKRQRLVETRVRFKRLSTREMEAYLASAEWRDKAGGYAIQGIAGAFVAKLSGSYSGVVGLPLLETAALLAGEGYPVHFNWLNQSTLSGV; the protein is encoded by the coding sequence ATGGCCAGCCGTCCGGATTTGATCCTGGCCTCCGCCTCGCCGCGTCGGCTTGCTCTGCTGAACCAGATCGGCATCGAGCCCGAACATCTTGTGCCGGCGCATGTCGACGAAACGCCCGAAAAGGGCGAACTTCCGCGCAAGCTCGCCGTCCGTCTGGCCGACCTCAAGGCACTGACCGCTCAGCACAAGGCCCGTTCCGCCGGCTTTGGCAACGGAGCATTGGTCCTGGGCGCCGATACGGTTGTCGCCGTGGGCCGTCGCATCCTGCCCAAGGCCGAGACCATGGAAGAGGCCACCGATTGCCTCCGCCTGCTGTCTGGCCGCGCCCATCGCGTCTTTACCGCGTTGACACTGCTCACCCCCTCCGGCGCCAAGCGCCAGCGGCTGGTCGAAACCCGGGTTCGCTTCAAACGGCTGTCCACTCGTGAAATGGAAGCTTACCTCGCCAGCGCCGAATGGCGCGACAAGGCTGGTGGTTACGCCATCCAGGGCATAGCTGGCGCCTTTGTCGCCAAGCTTTCAGGCTCCTATTCCGGCGTTGTCGGCCTGCCCCTGCTCGAAACCGCAGCGCTGCTGGCCG